The following are encoded together in the Desulfococcus multivorans genome:
- the mrdA gene encoding penicillin-binding protein 2 yields MRLSLKAVGSEWYKHRLTFAATMILFAFMILFVRLFYLQVVEGEEFRRLSQNNCIRLRGISPSRGIILDRNGSILVDNRPSFNLSIISRDAKPVAETLERLLQYVHIPEERIAAVLDRQNGAKTYDPVLLKKDMNRDELAAVEVHKFDLPGIVVDIQPKRHYISRHAAHLIGYLGEISLDELKSGRFPGSKSGDYVGKYGVERTAETYLKGKAGGKQVEVNARGQVVRTLLTVDPVSGDNLWLTIDIELQKKAEVLMDGLVGAVVAIRPDSGEILAMVSSPSFNQSGFVDGMSREEWRDLVSNPFHPLQNKAINGEYPPASTYKIVTAMAGLEEGVIDAHTTFFCPGYYPFGDRIFRCWRKGGHGAVNVQKALAVSCDVFFYQTGQRLGVDRLARHAGSCGLGQPTGVALSHESSGLIPTSAWKKKRFGIPWQKGETLSIAIGQGYNLATPLQMAVLAAAIANGGTLYRPEIIKKRENALGEIVYECKKEAIRQLPVSAGTLEILKKGLWDVVNSSHGTARLARIDGIDVSGKTGTAQVFSRKNEDTSWKEITLDHLKPHAWFIAYGARHPDKIAVSVIVEHGEHGSGTAAPIAREVIRAYFNQASKGNSASSER; encoded by the coding sequence ATGAGATTATCGCTTAAAGCCGTTGGCAGCGAGTGGTACAAGCATCGTTTGACCTTTGCCGCCACAATGATACTTTTCGCATTTATGATTCTTTTCGTTCGCCTGTTTTATCTTCAGGTGGTCGAAGGCGAGGAGTTTAGACGATTGTCTCAAAACAATTGCATCCGTCTGCGCGGGATCAGCCCGTCAAGGGGGATTATTCTTGACCGCAATGGATCGATTCTCGTAGACAATAGACCTTCCTTCAACCTGAGCATCATTTCCCGGGATGCTAAACCGGTGGCGGAAACACTGGAAAGACTTCTGCAGTATGTGCATATACCGGAGGAGAGAATTGCGGCCGTCCTCGACCGACAAAACGGAGCGAAGACTTATGACCCTGTTCTCCTCAAAAAGGATATGAACCGCGATGAACTCGCAGCGGTCGAGGTTCACAAGTTTGACCTGCCCGGAATAGTCGTGGATATTCAGCCGAAGCGCCATTATATATCTCGACATGCCGCACATTTGATTGGATATTTGGGCGAAATAAGCCTTGACGAACTGAAAAGCGGCAGGTTCCCGGGCAGCAAGAGCGGGGATTACGTCGGCAAGTACGGTGTCGAAAGAACTGCCGAGACATACCTCAAAGGAAAGGCCGGCGGTAAGCAGGTCGAGGTCAATGCCAGAGGCCAGGTGGTCCGAACGCTGCTGACTGTCGATCCGGTTTCGGGGGATAACCTCTGGCTGACCATTGACATCGAACTCCAAAAAAAGGCCGAGGTCCTTATGGACGGTCTGGTGGGCGCCGTTGTGGCGATCCGTCCGGATTCCGGGGAAATTCTGGCCATGGTCAGCAGCCCGTCCTTCAATCAGAGCGGTTTTGTGGACGGTATGTCCCGCGAAGAGTGGCGGGATTTGGTTTCCAATCCCTTCCACCCTCTGCAGAACAAGGCGATCAACGGTGAATATCCGCCGGCGTCTACCTACAAGATCGTCACTGCGATGGCTGGTTTGGAAGAAGGTGTTATTGACGCTCATACCACATTCTTCTGCCCGGGATACTACCCATTTGGAGACCGGATTTTCCGATGCTGGCGAAAAGGAGGGCACGGCGCCGTCAATGTTCAGAAGGCTCTGGCCGTCTCCTGCGACGTCTTTTTTTATCAAACGGGGCAGAGGCTTGGCGTCGATCGTCTCGCCCGCCATGCCGGGAGTTGCGGACTCGGTCAACCCACTGGAGTGGCTTTGAGTCATGAGTCATCGGGGCTGATTCCTACGTCGGCCTGGAAAAAGAAACGGTTCGGCATCCCATGGCAAAAGGGAGAAACCTTGTCCATCGCCATTGGGCAGGGGTATAATCTCGCCACACCCTTGCAAATGGCGGTTTTGGCGGCGGCGATCGCCAATGGAGGAACGTTGTACCGCCCTGAAATCATCAAAAAGCGGGAGAATGCTCTTGGCGAGATTGTCTATGAATGCAAAAAAGAAGCGATCAGACAGTTGCCTGTCAGTGCCGGGACGCTTGAAATTTTAAAAAAAGGCCTATGGGATGTGGTAAACAGCTCTCATGGAACGGCGCGACTTGCGCGCATAGATGGGATCGACGTCAGCGGCAAAACCGGAACTGCCCAGGTATTCAGCCGGAAAAATGAGGATACCTCATGGAAAGAGATCACTCTGGATCATCTTAAACCCCATGCCTGGTTTATCGCCTATGGTGCACGACATCCGGATAAAATTGCGGTTTCCGTTATCGTAGAGCATGGAGAACATGGATCGGGCACGGCGGCACCGATCGCAAGGGAAGTTATACGGGCCTATTTCAATCAGGCCTCGAAGGGCAATTCCGCTTCTTCGGAAAGATGA
- the rodA gene encoding rod shape-determining protein RodA: MVDRRLIQHFDWGLLLLTVIICTMGLLSLHSAVSAGLDGADRSFFLKQMVWYGAGFVTIGFVMVVDYRNIDRWSYIIYGGIIVMLIGVLGFGKLAGGSRRWLVLGPVSIQPSEMAKLAVIIILARYFSRRVKPQGFSLRELIYPSILILLPFLLIVNQPDLGTGLTVILISGSMTLFVKIERRTFIFLGLLGSIAMPMVWFFLKEYQQQRILTFLNPNRDPLGAGYHIIQSKIAIGSGMMLGKGFLKGTQNTLSFLPEQHTDFIFSVLAEEWGFIGASMTVLVYLTLVILGLNIAYRCKDPFGTILSFGIVALIFWQTFINLGMVMGLLPVVGMPLPLISYGGSSVITIMICIGMLMNVSMRQFSPD; encoded by the coding sequence ATGGTTGATCGCCGATTGATTCAGCATTTTGATTGGGGTCTGCTGTTGCTTACGGTGATCATTTGCACCATGGGGCTTCTATCGCTGCACAGCGCCGTCTCGGCCGGTCTTGACGGCGCGGACCGCTCTTTTTTTTTAAAGCAGATGGTCTGGTACGGTGCCGGCTTTGTCACCATAGGGTTCGTCATGGTGGTCGACTACCGGAACATCGATCGGTGGTCGTATATCATCTACGGTGGAATCATCGTAATGCTTATCGGTGTGTTGGGGTTCGGAAAACTTGCCGGCGGCTCAAGGCGGTGGTTGGTTTTGGGACCGGTTTCCATACAACCGTCGGAGATGGCCAAACTCGCCGTTATTATCATTCTGGCGAGGTATTTCTCCCGGCGGGTTAAACCGCAGGGGTTTTCCCTCCGGGAACTGATTTACCCTTCCATATTAATTCTCCTTCCGTTTCTCCTCATCGTCAATCAGCCCGACCTCGGAACGGGGCTTACGGTTATACTCATTTCAGGGTCAATGACCCTTTTTGTTAAGATTGAAAGACGCACATTCATATTTTTGGGCCTACTCGGTTCGATTGCCATGCCGATGGTCTGGTTTTTTCTGAAGGAATACCAGCAGCAGCGAATATTAACTTTTTTAAACCCGAACCGTGATCCGCTGGGTGCGGGATACCATATCATACAGTCCAAGATAGCCATCGGATCGGGAATGATGCTGGGAAAAGGATTTTTAAAAGGAACCCAGAATACCCTATCTTTTCTACCCGAGCAACACACTGACTTTATCTTTTCGGTTTTGGCTGAGGAGTGGGGGTTCATCGGTGCATCCATGACCGTCCTTGTCTATCTGACATTAGTCATTTTAGGACTCAACATCGCCTATCGATGTAAAGATCCTTTTGGAACGATCCTCTCTTTCGGCATCGTGGCGCTCATTTTTTGGCAGACGTTTATCAATCTGGGAATGGTAATGGGCCTCCTGCCGGTGGTCGGCATGCCGCTTCCCCTCATCAGTTACGGTGGATCATCGGTTATTACGATAATGATCTGCATCGGCATGCTGATGAATGTCAGTATGAGACAATTCTCTCCGGATTGA
- a CDS encoding ATP synthase F0 subunit B has product MISVDSSVFIQIVNFLFLIWILNKILYRPIRDILAKRKDRVAGMEDGIQTCLKEAEEKNTQFSEGIRAARSTGAKQKEKLIQEAENEEKAIVRQINEKAQAELAKIREKIAKDAEEVRQSLLQEVDKFANDIGEKILGRAV; this is encoded by the coding sequence ATGATAAGTGTAGATAGTTCGGTCTTCATACAAATCGTCAATTTTCTGTTTCTGATCTGGATACTCAATAAGATTCTATATCGCCCCATCCGGGATATTTTAGCAAAACGAAAAGACCGCGTTGCAGGAATGGAGGACGGTATACAGACCTGCCTCAAAGAAGCTGAGGAAAAAAACACCCAGTTCTCTGAGGGCATTCGTGCGGCAAGGTCGACAGGCGCCAAGCAAAAAGAAAAGCTGATCCAGGAAGCCGAGAACGAAGAAAAGGCGATTGTCAGGCAGATCAACGAAAAGGCCCAGGCGGAACTCGCGAAGATTCGGGAAAAGATTGCGAAAGATGCGGAAGAGGTTCGGCAATCCCTTCTGCAAGAGGTTGATAAATTTGCAAACGACATTGGCGAAAAGATTTTAGGGAGGGCTGTTTAA
- a CDS encoding ATP synthase F0 subunit B, producing the protein MLSLAALLVFCYGAGTFAATGEHGDSGQATHEAAEGAGHGADADGHGGAVKTWVATDTYRVMNFAVLAIALFFLLRKPVAKALNARIDGIKEQLNELEVKKQKALEELATYNAKIAELERESENIIAQYEKQGMEAKARILKEAESAAEKLEEQAKRNIEHEFKQAQQRLQNEILEKALAKAEGLLKAKITDQDQERLVDEYLEKVVA; encoded by the coding sequence ATGCTTTCCCTGGCGGCGCTTCTGGTGTTTTGTTATGGTGCTGGAACTTTTGCCGCAACGGGTGAGCATGGTGATAGCGGGCAGGCGACCCATGAAGCGGCGGAGGGGGCCGGACACGGTGCCGATGCCGATGGGCATGGGGGGGCGGTCAAGACCTGGGTTGCAACGGATACGTATCGTGTTATGAATTTCGCCGTATTGGCGATAGCCCTCTTTTTTTTGCTGCGGAAGCCTGTCGCCAAGGCCTTGAATGCTCGGATCGACGGTATCAAAGAGCAGTTGAATGAACTCGAGGTCAAAAAACAGAAAGCGCTTGAAGAGTTGGCGACATACAATGCGAAAATTGCGGAACTTGAGCGAGAATCGGAAAACATCATCGCTCAATACGAAAAACAAGGCATGGAAGCGAAGGCTCGCATTTTGAAAGAGGCCGAATCCGCCGCCGAAAAGCTCGAGGAACAGGCAAAACGGAATATTGAGCATGAGTTCAAGCAGGCACAACAGCGACTGCAGAATGAGATACTGGAAAAAGCGCTGGCCAAGGCGGAAGGTCTGTTGAAAGCGAAAATAACGGATCAAGACCAGGAAAGACTTGTTGACGAATACTTAGAGAAGGTGGTGGCATAG
- the atpH gene encoding ATP synthase F1 subunit delta has protein sequence MKNLAVARRYAKALLLIGKEDGQAELYREQLGEFSSLISDNKELGQAFTNPLYDAAGRKNVLLSVIELLGLSGVVKAFLLLLFDKGRIGFIDVINDFYQKLVDEHKGIALASLVSAAELSSEAIEKIRESLSKVTGKEVKLEVKQDPELIGGVVTRIGDLVLDGSVRTQLLNMRESLKRGESV, from the coding sequence GTGAAAAATTTGGCTGTAGCACGGCGTTATGCCAAGGCACTTCTGCTGATAGGTAAAGAAGACGGTCAGGCTGAGTTGTACCGGGAGCAGCTTGGTGAATTCTCAAGTTTGATCTCCGATAACAAAGAACTCGGGCAGGCGTTCACGAATCCCCTCTATGATGCCGCGGGCCGAAAAAATGTGCTTCTCTCAGTGATCGAGTTGCTGGGTCTGTCAGGGGTTGTAAAGGCGTTTCTGCTCTTGCTGTTCGATAAAGGTCGGATCGGATTCATCGACGTCATAAATGATTTTTATCAAAAATTGGTGGATGAGCATAAGGGTATTGCGTTGGCCAGTTTGGTTTCAGCGGCGGAGCTTTCATCCGAAGCGATTGAAAAAATTCGCGAATCTCTGTCCAAGGTGACCGGTAAAGAGGTTAAGCTTGAAGTAAAACAAGACCCCGAGCTTATAGGTGGCGTTGTCACCAGGATCGGGGATCTTGTTTTAGACGGCAGTGTCAGGACACAGTTGCTTAATATGAGAGAATCTTTAAAAAGGGGTGAGAGTGTCTAA
- the atpA gene encoding F0F1 ATP synthase subunit alpha, which produces MELRAEEISQIIKEQITDYDKKVELSETGVVLSVGDGIARVYGLEKVMALELVEFGGGVLGLVLNLEEDNVGIAIMGEDTQIKEGDIVKRTGRIAEVPVGEAVLGRVVTATGEPIDGKGPIDSKDFRRVEMVAPGVIARKSVHEPCYTGLKAIDAMTPVGRGQRELIIGDRQIGKTAVAVDAILAQKDTDVYCIYVACGQKKSTVAQVVAVLEKHGAMEYTTVVAACASDPATLQFVAPYAGCAMGEYFRDSGKHALIIYDDLSKQAAAYRQVSLLLRRPPGREAYPGDIFYNHSRLLERSAKLSDELGAGSLTALPIIETQAGDVSAYIPTNVISITDGQIYLEPNLFYAGVRPAINVGLSVSRVGGAAQVKAMKQVAGTLRLDLAQYRELEAFAAFGSDLDASTQRQLTRGARLVEILKQPQYNPLPLEKQVIILFAGTKGFLDPLPVDALAKYEAGLHTFIEERYPQIFKGLAEKKEITEDLSNEMTKALTEYGAEFKDTIK; this is translated from the coding sequence ATGGAACTAAGAGCTGAAGAAATTAGTCAGATTATCAAAGAGCAGATCACGGATTATGACAAAAAAGTCGAACTGAGCGAAACCGGCGTTGTCCTGTCCGTGGGGGATGGTATCGCCCGTGTTTACGGTCTTGAAAAAGTGATGGCCCTGGAGTTGGTCGAGTTTGGCGGGGGTGTTCTGGGGCTGGTCCTGAACCTTGAGGAAGACAACGTGGGTATTGCCATTATGGGAGAGGATACCCAAATCAAAGAGGGGGATATCGTCAAGCGAACCGGTCGTATTGCCGAGGTACCGGTCGGCGAGGCGGTTCTGGGCCGCGTCGTGACGGCCACCGGGGAACCCATCGATGGCAAGGGGCCGATCGATTCCAAGGATTTCCGTCGGGTCGAAATGGTCGCTCCGGGTGTTATCGCCAGAAAAAGCGTTCATGAGCCTTGCTACACCGGTCTGAAGGCGATTGATGCCATGACGCCTGTGGGACGCGGTCAACGGGAACTCATCATCGGCGACCGTCAGATCGGTAAGACGGCTGTAGCGGTCGACGCCATTCTTGCCCAGAAGGATACGGACGTTTATTGCATTTACGTCGCCTGCGGCCAGAAAAAGTCGACGGTCGCCCAGGTCGTTGCGGTTCTCGAAAAGCACGGTGCCATGGAATACACCACCGTCGTCGCCGCCTGTGCCAGCGATCCGGCAACCCTTCAGTTTGTCGCTCCCTATGCCGGGTGCGCCATGGGTGAGTATTTCCGGGATAGTGGGAAACATGCTCTCATCATTTATGACGACTTGTCGAAACAAGCCGCTGCCTATCGCCAGGTTTCGCTCCTTCTCAGACGTCCGCCGGGACGTGAGGCCTATCCCGGTGATATTTTTTACAACCATTCTCGTCTCCTCGAACGTTCTGCGAAATTGAGCGACGAACTTGGTGCCGGCTCACTGACCGCGCTTCCCATCATCGAAACCCAGGCGGGTGACGTCTCGGCCTATATTCCGACCAATGTTATTTCCATCACCGACGGTCAGATCTACCTCGAACCGAACCTGTTTTATGCGGGTGTGCGTCCAGCCATCAACGTCGGCCTGTCGGTATCCCGCGTCGGCGGTGCCGCACAAGTAAAAGCCATGAAACAGGTGGCAGGTACCCTTCGTCTTGATTTGGCTCAGTATCGGGAACTCGAGGCTTTTGCGGCTTTCGGAAGCGATCTGGATGCCTCGACACAGCGGCAGTTGACCCGAGGAGCACGTCTGGTTGAGATTCTGAAACAGCCCCAGTACAATCCGCTGCCTTTAGAAAAACAGGTTATCATTCTTTTCGCCGGTACCAAAGGCTTTCTGGATCCGTTGCCCGTTGACGCTCTGGCCAAATATGAAGCAGGCCTCCACACCTTCATCGAAGAAAGGTATCCTCAGATTTTCAAAGGTCTGGCCGAAAAGAAGGAGATCACCGAAGATCTCAGCAATGAGATGACGAAGGCCTTGACTGAATACGGAGCGGAGTTCAAAGACACAATCAAATAA
- the atpG gene encoding ATP synthase F1 subunit gamma: MATLKDVQLKIAAVKKTKQITKAMNMVAASKLRGAQNKMEGFRPYASKFSEVLGSLAENAGEEASPLLIPREEVKKIGVVLCTSDRGLCGGFNANLINRAESFFKEKAEHDIDVAYTNFGKKGRDWARNNKKAIADVYLGVVGGKFDFSVAVNAGRKLIGSFLDGEYDEVYLIYSEFVSMARQVPVIKQLLPIPPIETADIEEADEEPSYIAEHICEPSPAELLGDMLPKNVFVQLYSALLETSTSEHAARMTAMDNATKACNDMIENLTLAYNKARQAAITSDLMDIVGGAEALKG, translated from the coding sequence ATGGCAACACTAAAAGATGTCCAGCTTAAGATCGCCGCGGTCAAAAAGACGAAGCAGATTACCAAGGCCATGAACATGGTGGCCGCTTCCAAACTTCGCGGCGCTCAGAACAAAATGGAGGGGTTTCGACCGTATGCGTCGAAATTTTCCGAAGTTCTGGGAAGTCTTGCGGAAAATGCCGGGGAAGAAGCCAGCCCTTTGCTGATTCCGCGTGAGGAAGTCAAGAAGATAGGTGTCGTATTGTGTACGTCCGACCGCGGTCTCTGCGGTGGTTTCAACGCCAATCTCATCAACCGGGCCGAATCGTTTTTTAAGGAAAAGGCGGAACATGATATTGATGTAGCCTATACAAATTTCGGCAAAAAAGGAAGGGATTGGGCTCGAAACAACAAAAAGGCGATCGCAGACGTGTATTTGGGCGTCGTTGGCGGCAAGTTTGATTTCAGCGTTGCCGTCAATGCCGGACGGAAGTTGATCGGCAGCTTTTTAGATGGAGAATATGACGAGGTATATCTGATCTATTCCGAATTTGTCAGTATGGCGAGACAGGTGCCCGTGATCAAACAACTCCTGCCGATACCGCCGATCGAAACTGCCGATATCGAAGAGGCCGATGAAGAACCGTCGTATATTGCGGAGCACATCTGCGAGCCGTCGCCTGCCGAGTTGCTTGGCGATATGCTGCCAAAAAACGTATTCGTTCAGTTGTATAGCGCTTTGCTCGAAACATCGACCAGTGAGCATGCCGCACGTATGACGGCAATGGACAATGCAACCAAAGCCTGCAACGACATGATAGAAAACCTGACCCTGGCGTATAACAAGGCGCGTCAGGCGGCCATTACTTCGGATTTGATGGATATTGTCGGTGGTGCTGAGGCCCTTAAGGGATAA
- the atpD gene encoding F0F1 ATP synthase subunit beta, protein MGENIGKITQVMGPVVDVEFEQGKLPTILTALLISNPAISDEEDNLVVEVAQHLGDNVVRTIAMDVTDGLVRGMRVKDTGAPIMMPVGEAGLGRVLNVVGRPVDGLGPVSQEKMMPIHRLAPAFTEQDTTVRVLETGVKVIDLLVPFPRGGKMGMFGGAGVGKTVIMMEMVHNIAMQHGGISVFAGVGERTREGNDLYHEMKDSGVLPKAALIYGQMTEPPGARARVALSALTAAEYFRDVEGQDVLIFIDNIFRFTQAGSEVSALLGRMPSAVGYQPTLAVDLGALQERITSTDKGSITAVQCVYVPADDLTDPAPATTFAHLDGTVVLSRQIAELGIYPAVDPLDSTSRILDANYIGEEHYNVARQVQQILQKYKELQDIIAILGIEELSEEDRLTVARARKMQRFLSQPFHVAETFTGKAGKYVKIEDTIRAFKEIVEGKHDEIPEQAFYMVGGIEEVLEKAKDMSEA, encoded by the coding sequence ATGGGAGAAAATATTGGTAAAATCACACAGGTAATGGGGCCTGTTGTCGATGTGGAGTTCGAGCAGGGAAAACTCCCCACGATTCTGACTGCACTTTTGATTTCGAACCCCGCGATCAGCGACGAAGAGGACAATCTGGTCGTCGAGGTGGCTCAGCACTTGGGAGACAATGTTGTCCGCACTATCGCCATGGATGTCACCGACGGCTTGGTCCGCGGCATGCGTGTCAAGGATACGGGCGCACCCATCATGATGCCTGTCGGCGAAGCCGGACTTGGTCGTGTATTGAACGTCGTCGGACGCCCTGTTGACGGTCTGGGTCCTGTCAGCCAGGAAAAAATGATGCCCATCCATCGTCTGGCGCCAGCTTTTACAGAGCAGGATACTACTGTCCGGGTTCTCGAAACAGGCGTAAAGGTCATTGATTTGTTGGTACCGTTCCCTCGCGGTGGAAAGATGGGCATGTTTGGCGGCGCCGGCGTGGGGAAAACCGTTATTATGATGGAAATGGTTCACAACATCGCTATGCAGCACGGCGGCATTTCCGTCTTTGCAGGTGTGGGCGAGCGGACCCGTGAGGGGAACGATCTTTACCATGAAATGAAAGACTCCGGCGTTCTTCCGAAAGCTGCTCTGATCTACGGCCAGATGACGGAGCCTCCCGGGGCCCGCGCACGTGTTGCCCTGTCAGCCCTTACCGCTGCGGAATATTTCAGAGATGTGGAAGGTCAGGACGTGCTCATTTTTATCGACAATATCTTCCGCTTTACCCAAGCCGGTTCAGAGGTTTCGGCGCTTCTCGGACGCATGCCTTCCGCCGTTGGATACCAGCCGACGCTGGCCGTCGACCTTGGTGCCCTTCAAGAGCGGATCACCTCTACAGACAAGGGGTCGATCACGGCTGTTCAGTGTGTCTACGTTCCCGCCGATGACTTGACCGACCCGGCACCGGCAACCACTTTTGCGCATCTAGACGGTACCGTCGTTCTTTCTCGTCAGATCGCAGAGTTGGGGATTTATCCTGCCGTGGATCCATTGGATTCGACCTCCCGAATTCTTGACGCCAACTATATTGGTGAAGAACACTATAATGTTGCTCGTCAAGTTCAGCAAATTCTCCAAAAATACAAAGAATTGCAGGATATTATCGCAATTCTTGGCATTGAGGAACTATCGGAGGAAGACCGTCTCACCGTTGCAAGAGCCCGTAAAATGCAGCGCTTTCTGTCTCAACCGTTCCATGTAGCGGAAACCTTCACCGGCAAAGCCGGGAAATATGTCAAAATCGAGGATACCATCAGGGCCTTCAAGGAAATTGTCGAAGGCAAACATGATGAAATTCCCGAGCAGGCGTTCTATATGGTGGGCGGTATTGAAGAGGTTCTCGAAAAGGCCAAAGATATGTCTGAGGCATAA
- a CDS encoding F0F1 ATP synthase subunit epsilon: MAENIRLEIVTPDKSVVSEDVQIVVGPGTLGEFGILRGHTPFLTTLNMGTVRYKDAGGAERQIFISGGFAEALPDKVTILAESAERRRDIDIDRARSALARAQKRLEEAQKEKLDYARAKAALDRALHRIKVASSKGQ, from the coding sequence ATGGCAGAAAATATTAGATTGGAGATTGTTACCCCTGATAAATCTGTCGTTAGCGAAGATGTTCAGATCGTTGTGGGGCCTGGTACCCTGGGGGAATTCGGCATATTGCGTGGACACACGCCGTTTTTGACCACACTCAACATGGGCACCGTTCGGTACAAGGATGCCGGTGGCGCTGAGCGACAAATTTTTATCAGTGGAGGTTTCGCCGAAGCTTTGCCGGATAAGGTGACAATATTGGCAGAGTCGGCTGAACGCCGGAGGGATATTGATATCGATCGTGCCCGGTCAGCTTTGGCCAGGGCACAAAAGCGCCTGGAAGAGGCCCAAAAAGAAAAGCTCGACTACGCGAGGGCCAAGGCCGCACTGGACCGGGCACTTCATCGCATCAAGGTCGCCTCGTCCAAGGGGCAATAA
- the rny gene encoding ribonuclease Y, whose amino-acid sequence MSEYSLLMGLIGAGIGFGVAYWVKGQLQTQKIKAADEEAQRIVDDAKRRSETLLKEAMLEAKDKLFLMKSEFDAETRETRAELKKQENRLIQKEENIDRKNDQLQLKEQELSDREVGIADKEEALLAEDRRYHELIEAQKDQLERISGLTAEQAKELLIRAMENEARYEGAKLIKRIESEAKEEADKKSKRIIATAIQRYAADFVAERTVSVVQLPNDEMKGRIIGREGRNIRALEAATGIDLIIDDTPEAVILSGFNPVRREVARIALTRLISDGRIHPARIEDIVKKVGKEIDVTIKEAGEQAAFDLGVHGIHNELIKYIGQLKFRTSYAQNVLQHSVEVGFLCGIMAAELGLNEKLARRMGLLHDIGKAIDHEVEGPHAIIGSKLLKKFGESPKIVHAVAAHHEDVPPASVYALLVQAADGLSGARPGARKELLENYVKRLEDLENIANSFQGVVNSYAIQAGREIRVMVESSMVSDEETILMSKDIVKKIEESLTFPGQIKVMVIRETRAVEFANK is encoded by the coding sequence ATGAGTGAATATAGCTTGTTAATGGGCCTTATCGGCGCAGGCATCGGCTTTGGGGTTGCCTACTGGGTAAAAGGGCAACTTCAGACACAGAAAATTAAAGCTGCTGATGAAGAGGCCCAGCGCATTGTAGACGATGCAAAACGAAGATCGGAAACGTTGCTGAAAGAGGCGATGCTCGAGGCAAAAGACAAACTTTTTTTAATGAAAAGCGAGTTTGATGCTGAAACGAGAGAGACCCGTGCAGAGTTAAAAAAGCAAGAGAACCGTTTGATTCAGAAAGAAGAGAATATCGATCGGAAGAACGACCAACTTCAATTAAAGGAACAAGAGCTCAGCGACAGAGAAGTCGGTATTGCCGACAAAGAGGAAGCGCTTCTCGCCGAGGATCGACGCTATCACGAGCTGATTGAAGCGCAGAAGGATCAGCTTGAACGGATTTCCGGACTGACCGCCGAACAGGCCAAAGAACTTCTGATCAGAGCAATGGAAAATGAGGCACGTTACGAGGGGGCGAAGCTCATAAAACGGATAGAGAGCGAGGCTAAGGAGGAGGCGGACAAGAAGTCAAAAAGGATCATTGCCACGGCCATTCAACGCTATGCAGCTGACTTCGTGGCCGAACGCACCGTTTCCGTCGTACAACTTCCCAACGATGAAATGAAGGGACGGATTATTGGCAGGGAAGGCCGAAATATTCGAGCGCTTGAAGCGGCAACCGGTATTGATCTGATAATAGATGATACGCCTGAAGCCGTTATTTTATCTGGATTCAACCCTGTCCGGAGGGAGGTGGCGAGAATTGCTTTGACGCGTTTGATATCCGATGGCAGAATACATCCCGCCCGCATTGAGGATATCGTCAAAAAAGTGGGAAAAGAAATTGATGTTACCATCAAGGAGGCCGGCGAGCAAGCTGCCTTCGATTTGGGGGTTCACGGAATTCACAATGAATTGATCAAGTATATCGGTCAACTTAAATTCCGTACCAGCTATGCTCAGAATGTTCTTCAGCATTCCGTAGAGGTGGGATTTTTGTGCGGTATCATGGCGGCGGAGCTCGGCCTGAATGAAAAACTCGCGAGACGCATGGGGCTGCTTCACGATATCGGAAAAGCCATTGACCATGAAGTGGAAGGTCCTCATGCAATTATCGGCTCAAAATTATTGAAAAAATTTGGTGAGTCTCCGAAAATCGTTCATGCTGTTGCCGCCCACCATGAGGATGTTCCGCCGGCATCGGTTTACGCGCTTCTGGTCCAGGCTGCCGACGGTTTGTCCGGCGCTCGGCCAGGGGCTCGTAAAGAACTGCTTGAAAATTATGTCAAGCGGTTGGAGGATCTCGAGAACATCGCCAATTCATTTCAGGGGGTCGTCAATTCTTATGCAATACAAGCGGGTCGGGAGATTCGCGTTATGGTGGAGAGCAGTATGGTGTCCGATGAGGAGACGATTCTCATGAGCAAGGATATTGTCAAGAAGATTGAAGAGTCACTAACGTTTCCAGGGCAGATCAAGGTGATGGTTATCCGGGAAACCCGAGCTGTTGAATTCGCGAACAAATAA